The sequence ATGGCCTCGTAAGCATCAAGGTCGGAACGGTCAGGATCAAACGGGTCGTAAATTGCAGAGAGACGTGGATTCTCGAAAAGTTCATCTGCCATAACACACACATCCACCTCTCTGTCAAAACGAATTCTTCTATGGTTGCTTCATACCACGCAAAACCGTTCGTTTCGCACCGCTTTATGGACAGGAGAACATTTGCAATGACCCTTATGAGCATCGATAACCAATGAAGGAGGAGCCGGTTTTTCACCCCTGATTTCGTTTTTCAGTGGCTCTTTGTTTGTCCGTCCCGGTTTTTTTCTCCCCACTCACATAACTTTTCCAAAACGGGCAATAGAGTTTCCGCTTTCTCTGTGAGACTGTACTCGACCTTAGGGGGGACTTGAGGATACTCTTTCCGTTTCACCAGACCATCTGCTTCCAATTCTTTTAGTTGTGAACTCAATGTTTTGAAAGTAATAGCCCCTATTTGCCTTTTCAGATCATTAAAGCGAACTGGTTGGTTTTCTACTAAAAGGTAAATAATAACCATTTTCCATTTACCACCAATTAATGATATTGTATAACCAAAAGGTGTATCTTGAATATTTTTAACTTTACCTTTATATTCAGCCATACTCATATTTACACTATCCTTTCGGGTACTACCTATCAAAAAGGTGCGTACTACTTTTTTATTTGTGCTCAGTTTATACTAGCCTTAATTTGAAGTAAAGGAGAGAAAAAAATGTCTAATGCTAAAACCTACAATCACGGTGTTGCATGGGAAGAAGCTTTCGGCCTCACCCAAGGTTACAGCGTCAACGGCACCATCTACATTTCGGGACAATTTTCCCATGATATGCAGGGCGCGTTCCTTGGCGAGGGCGATTTCGAGGCACAGACCCGGCAGACGCTGGAAAACCTCGATCGCGTGCTGGCGGGGTTTGGTGTCACGAGGTCGAACATCGCTGAGATGGAGATCTTTCTGACAAACCCGCAAGAGCATTTCGAGCAGTGCGTCGTTCTGTTGAAGGAGTATATAGGCGACCATCGGCCGGCCGGCACCCTCATCGGCGTGTCGGGTCTGGCGTTCCCTCACCAACTGATTGAAATCCGCGCCGTCGCACACACCGACTAGAGCGTGTCTGGTCATTCAAGTTTTTTCTTATGTTCCTATAGAATACCCATGTGTTATGCCGCGCCTGAGCATCCTTTTGGTACAGTTCATAAAACGAAGCAGATGCAATGGAATAACCCGCAACCCTGTATTTTGCCGTGGAAAGAGAAGAGATCACTCTTGTTGGAGTGATCTCTTCTCTTTCCACTTTATACGGCCGCCTTCTGTCCCAACAGCTCATCAACAGCGGTATAGGAATACCCGTGCGCTTCAGCGACTGCATGGTAGGTAACCTTCCCGTCCATGGCATTTAACCCTTTAGCAATCGCGGCGTTTTCCAATACGGCTTTTTCCACGCCTTTGGTGGCGATTTGGAGGCCGTAGGGAACCGTGACGTTGGACAAGGCCTGTGTGGATGTGCGGGCTACGGCGCCTGGGATATTGGCCACAGCATAATGCAAAACACCGTGTTTCACATAAGTGGGGTCACTGTGTGTCGTAATTCGGTCGATGGTTTCCACCGAGCCGCCTTGGTCGATGGCCACATCCACAATAACGGATCCCGGTTCCATCGTTTTTACCATTTCTTCGGTTACCAAGCGCGGAGTCCGTGCTCCGGGGATCAGAACGGCTCCCACCAATAAATCCGCTCGCTTGACTGCCTGGGCAATATTAAAGGAGTTGGACATCAGCGTGCGAAGACGACCATGGAACTGGTCATCCAATTGGCGCAGCCGATCGGGGTTGATATCCAGGATGGTGACATTGGCGCCGAGGCCGATCGCCATTTTGGCTGCATTGGTACCGGCGACCCCGCCGCCGATAATGACCACTTCTGCCGGTGATACGCCAGGCACTCCGCCGAGAAGGACCCCTTTTCCCCCTTTGTTTTTTTCCAGGAACTGCGCGCCGATCTGAATCGACATGCGTCCCGCCACTTCGCTCATGGGAGTCAACAACGGGAGTGCTCCGTTATCCATCTGGATCGTCTCATAGGCGATGGCGGTTACCTGATTATCCAACAATGCCCGTGTCAATTCCGGTTCCGGTGCAAGGTGAAGATAGGTGTAAAGAATTAGGCCGTTTCGGAAATAGCCGTACTCTTCCGGGAGTGGTTCTTTTACCTTTACGACCATCTCCGCAGACCAAGCCTCCTCCGGTCCAGAGACAATCTTGGCTCCTGCATCCCGGTATTCCTGATCGGTAAAACCACTACCGGTCCCGGCGCCGGTCTCCACCCAGACCTCATGCCCTCGATCCCGGTAAGCCGTCACGCCTGCCGGCGTCATGCCCACTCGATTTTCATTGTTTTTTATCTCTTTCGGTACACCGATGATCATCACTATCACCCTATTCCCTCCGGATTCAAAACCAGTATACTGAGTGCTTCCCTCCATTCCATTGGACATCGTGTCAAAGGTTGGGGATCTTTCGTTTGACAGCGTTATCACACAGGCATGAAAACCTTTTCATGCAAAGGCTTTATCAAATGAAAACATCTTGTATACTATAATTGGGAAAGACTTGATAATGAAAAGCAGAGGATGAAACCATTTGGATTCCAACACGTCATTAACCGTTCATGAGATACTGGAACGCCCCCTTTTCCAAAATGCCCGCGTGGTCGCGGGCAAAAAGGGGTTAAATCGACGCGTTCGCTGGGTTCACGTTTTAGAAGTGCTTGAAATCGATACGCTTATCAGAGGAGAAGAAATGATCTTTTCCACAGGGATCGTCTTCCGGTCCGCATCCTCTTCCCCTGTTTCCTACCTGCAAAAACTGATCGACCTCCGTGTTTCTTGCCTGTGTGTGGAGTTGGGCCACTACTTTGAATCCATTCCCAAAGATATGATCGCAGTGGCGGACCAGTATGATTTTCCGATCATCGTTTTTGAAGAATCCGTTGTTTTTGCGGACGTCACGCAGGATCTTCATACCTTGATTATCAATCGTCACCATCAGATACTCCAGCATCTGGAGAATCTGTCCAGGGAGTTTCATCGGTTAACCCTGCTTCCTCAGGCCATCGTCCATATCTTAAAATTACTTCATAAAAACACGAAATCCGAAATTGTATATCTTCCCCTCCAGGGAACGCCTCAATGGATCTCCAGTATGGGAAATCAGGAACAAACGGAGTGGTTGAAGTGGATTCAACAACGTTTGGAGAATGAATCCGTCTCCAAGAAGGAAGAACCGCTGCCTTACCGCTTCCACTATCGTGATCGGTTCTTACTTCTTCAACCCGTCAAGGCGATGGGCCAAACCTGGGCTTATATCGGTATGATCGGTACGGAACAGCCGGAGGAGTACGATTATTTGATACTGGACCGCTCCTCCCTGTCCATCGCACAGGTATTGCTGAGAAAGCATTATATCCAAGAGCGAAAATTACATTCTGAGCATCTGTGGGTGAATGATCTACTGCATCATCGGATTGGCGAAGAAGCGATCCGCTCTCAGTTGGGTGCTGATTACGAACAACTAAAGGAATTAAAAAGCAGAGTTTGCGTCATTGAAGTCCACAACGGCGTGGACGAATCAGATCCGTTTCCGGATCCATCCGTTCGTTACGACTTCTCCTTGACAGTCCGTTCCGCTTTTGAACAAGTGGGGTTTCGCCCCTTCATTACTGTCAATAACAATCGGATCGCGATTATCGCTTTTGATATCAATCCCCACCAGCCAGCCCAGTCCAGGCTGCGCCGGGTATTCAAATCAATCCAATCCGCCGATATTGAGCGCCAATCCAGCTATCCGCCACTACGGATCGGGATGGGACAATCATACACCGGTTTTAGTGGTACCCATCTGAGCTACTGGGAAGCCAATCAAGTGATTACAGTAAATGCATCCTGTCAAAAACAATTTTTATTTTACGATGACATGGGTGTGTTTCAGCTGTTTCTCCATGTAAAAGAGGAAGAAACGCTTCACCGCTTCATCCATCGCTATCTCGGCCCCCTGGTTAAACATGATCGTCTCAAGGGAAGCCAGCTCCTTCACACATTGAAAATATATCTGGACTGTGACGGTTCAAAAAAATTGGCGGCTCAAAAACTGTTTATCGTCAGGCAATCCCTTTATCATCGCTTGGACAAGATTAAAGAGCTTCTCGGCGAAGATTACTTGTCACCGGAAAACCGCTTGGCCATCCAAGTTGCTCTCCGTGCCTATCAGTTGCTACATCCAGAAGAAAGAGACGGATGATCGATCATCCGTCTCTTTTTCTTTTAACCGCACTCGTATTAACTTGGCTCCACTTCATCGTACCGCAAGGTGGTCACTTCCGTAGAATCGCCGCGCCTCACCTCGTCATCACTCGCTTTTTGTTCCAGCTCTTCTCGGTCATCCATCCCGGTAGCGACTGCTGGTTTGGAATGATGCTGCGCTCTTTTCTCTTTCATGTGCCATCCCACCTTCTCACTTTGATATCATTATTTTTCGGATTCCGGGATTTCCTATACGTTTCATCTTCTTTGCGATAGACCGAAGGTTTCCGGATCGCCCAGTCTCGCCAAAAAGGCGATTCCATTCATTTCTCGATAATAATTTAAGAAAAATGATCTGGACACTGGATATTCTCAATCAAATGAGATTATCCAATTTACCGTACATAGGATACAATGGCACTAAACTTAGAATTGAGTGTGGTTGCTTTGTTCTCCATGTCCTGAAGATACTATCATAGTGACGCAGAAGACTAATTATACATCGTTTTTTTACTTTGACGACAAGGCAGTGCTCCTGCCAATGAAGTATTAAAAAAACGATATTGGAGGAATAGGAATCATGACAGAAGGAAAAAGAACGAACACCACTTTTACATCTGTAGTAGAGGTAGAGGTTGACGACCTCGCCCGCACGGTGGCCGAGGTGACGATATGACAGTAACGGAAGAACGGCCGATCTCACGATTGATAAAGATGCGTAAAATCTGGGGTTATGGCACCGCCATAGCGATAACACCGTATCTGCTGATTAAAATCGCCTGGACTTTTGGTCTCTTCATTCCGACCGAGCAAATGGGTGACGCCAGTTGGCGTGCAATCAACGCGGCAACCGCGGTTCTCGCCGCAGTCGGCATCCTGCTGGGGATGGCGTTCTGCAAGCCGTGGGGTGAGCGGTTGCCCGCATGGCTGGTGGCCCTGCCCGTATGGGTGGGCACCGGCCTGCTCGTTCCCATGCTGCTGCTGGCACCGGTGCTCGGCCCGGCCGCCATGACCCGGGACAAGGAGGCAGGCGCCCCTGACTTCTGGGCCTATGAGCAGATCTTCGTCATGGTCTCGATGGTTGGAATCGGCATCTGCCTGCCGCTCGCCTTGGTAGGTTACGTCAAGGCGCGGTGGCCGGAGGCGCTTGGTGGTCCTACCGACTTCGGAGAGCTGCCGGGACACACCCGGCAGCTGCAGATTACCCTGGCTAGGCTTGTTGCAGTTGGCTGTATCCTGCTCGGTGTCATCAAGGTATTCTGGGCGGCGGGCGGCACCCTCGGCATCGACCCAGCCATGCTCGATGACCGCGATATATGGTGGCACCTATTGTCGTTGAGTACTGGCGTGTGGGCCTTCGCGGGGGCGTGGGGCCTGCTGGTACTGACCTCCCGCCGCGGGTCGCGAAGGATCCTGCCTCCCATGGCGGCGGCATGGATTTCGTCGGGAATGCTGTTTTCTTATAACCTCTTCAACCTCATGTCCGCCATTCGCCCCTATGCGCAGCCCGCTCCGGAGTACCCGCTGGCACGGGTGCTAACCACGGAGGCCGGTATCGTCCTGGGTGTGATGATGGGGATGATCATCCTGCTGGTGCTTCACGACCGCCGGCGAGCCCTGCGCGGAGAGCTCTGAGAATCCGCTATGTCGACGAGGTCGGCCGTCGAACGCCGACGCGTCAGGTAGTGCCCAGTAGACAACAGTAAACAGAAACGACGGACACAAACATGGTACGAACACCGGGATCGAGCCATTTTGCCCCTCTTTCTCAATACCGGGATGCGGGTATGCGAATTAGTCGGTCTCAATGTCAACAGCATCCAACAGGATGGCGAAACGGCACGCGTCGTTTGTTGTTCCTGCATCCGAACGGATGAGCGTGCTTAGAGACTCCCCGGAAAAGGAAACGATCATTACTGCTTTACCATCCCTCTATAATGGCGTTTGCCACTTTTTCAGGTGAGTCCAGCTGCGGGTAATGAGAGGCACCGGGGATCGTAGTCACCTTTAGATGATTCGATCGATTCGCTCTCTCGTCAGTTAATGGATCGTTCTCACCGACAATGATCTGCACGGGTATTTTCAGCTCCGCCACCATCTGCGACCACTTTGCTCGTTTTTTATAAGCCTCGATAAAGATCCGGGTGATGCGAGTCTTGGATTTGATTCGGTTCAAAGCCTCAAATGACCCGTCCAGAATGGATGAGCGACGGGAATCTCCCGTTATCAACTGTTCCAACCGATCTCTCGACACGGCTCCTGATAAAGCCTTCACTCCGGTTGGTTTCTGTAAGAAAAACGGCGAGATTAAAACCAGTTTATCGACCCTCTCCGGATGTGTCGCTGCATATTCAAGAGCATAAGCGGCCCCCCAAGAGTGACCGATCAAAACCGGAGGCTCCGGCAATTCAGACAGTAGCGACTCCAGCCATTCCCCTTTGTTGAACGCATATTTTTGAACTCCGGATCGTCCCAACCACGGAAGATCCGCCCGCAATGTGGCAACGGAGAGTCGTTCGACCAGAGGGTCCCACGCATTGGAATCCAGCGGCAATCCGTTCAGCAATACCAACCGTGCACGGTCAGCCTTTCCCTGAACAAACGTAGAAAATCCCGCCACCCTTCTAAATCCCGCATGCACTCGATGATCGCTTCTCCCAAAATAGGTGCCCGCCATATAATCGATGTTGGAACGGAGGGCTTTTTCCAGATCAGGCATCTCCAGCCCCAGCTTCCGGGCGGCCGCCATCGCCGGACCCACATCATAACGGTTTACATCAATAAAACTTAACGCTTCCGGGTCCACTCCCATCCGGTGAGACAGAAATTTTATGTTGGATAGCCCGTTTAATACTGGAATGGGAATGCGGATTTTCGGAGTCGGCACTCCCATATACCTTGCGATAAAATCGAAGAGTTCCGGCAGATTTGGGGTCCTATCGTCCAATACCGTATAGTCTTGTCCTACGGATTCGGGCAGATGTGAAATCCTTGCCAGAAATTTTGCGACGTAATCCACGGTGATCAGGGGTAACCAGTGGTGGCGGCTTCCAGGAATGGCCGCAAGTTTTCCCTGCCACAGGTCCCTGACCAATGTTGAGAAGCCGAACTCCAATTGAGACGTTTCTCCCGTTTGCGAGTGTCCAATTACGGTGGAGGGATGGACAAACGTGACGGGCAATCCCTGGCTTTCTGCCCGAACCAGTAAATCTGCATGATACTTGCTGTTTTCATATTCTCCTGGTATTTGGTCCGGCCGAACGCCAAGATTGACCCAGTGACGAAGGCGGTATCCGGAAACCAATAAAAACCGATTCAACCCGGAAGCCTCCCCCGCCAGCTCCAATACCCGCTTGGTTCCATCAATGTTGACTTGTTTGGATACGTTCGGATCCAGACCGAAGGACATCGCCGAACCCAGATGGTAGAGATCGGATATGTTTTTCAGTCGATTTCTCTCCTCTTTACGCAATCCCAGTCCCGGCTTTCCCAGATCTCCCTCCACCAACCAAACTCGATCAGATTCTCCTCCGCGTGTCGTTATCCATTCCTTGAAGGTCTTCTCCTTCCTGCCGACATCCCGGGATAGAATGGCAACGTTTTTCCGTTGCTTTGTCAACTCGACGATCAGCCATCTGCCGATAAAACCTGTCCCTCCCGTTACAAACGAATCGATGTTGTTCACGGGTTCCACCTCCTGGATTTTTTAACGGATACTTTGCTCCGGTTGAATAAAACGCATAAGGATTAGTACTATATAGTACTAATTAGAGGATAAAAGAAAACTGGCATTTGCCAGTGTGGGACATTACGGCTTCAATAAAAGTCGTAACATCGCCTGACCCGTCTCACAAACGACTTGAGGATCTCCGGAGGTTTCCGCCATCATAAGCGCTCCCTCGATCGTGGATATAAATAGAGATGCCGTCTCTTTCACAGACAGATCGGAGCGGAATTCGTTCGATGCCATCCCTTGCTTAAGAAGCTGCTCGATTAACGGGATCTGTTCAGAGAAAAATCTCCGTATACGCGTTCGTACGGTAGAGGAATGGGTCTGCATATAGAGTGACAGAAACGGACAACCGCCTTGGCAGGAACGGTCCCTTAGATCGTCCGACAGAGCATGAAAGATTTCGAGCATCCTTTCCTCAGCGGAACGGTTGGTTTGCAGGATTAGGGATGTCAACATGGTCTCGTGTTGTTCAATCCAATGCTCCGCTACAGCGAGGGCCAATTCCTCCTTGCTGGTAAAATGATAGTAAATGTTCGATTTTGACACACGACTTTCCTTTACCACCTCGTCCATACTGGTATGGGAATAACCTTTCCTTAAAAATAATTCTGCCGCCTTTAATACCGCCAATTTTCGATTGTTTGGTTTGGATTTCGCGTTTATCGACTTCATGTTTAGAACTATACAGTACTAATCAGGAGAAGTCAAGCAGGAATGTAATGTTCTGCTCTTTGACTGTTGAAGAGGCGGATCATTGGAATATCAGCCTCTTCGCTTCTGCTCCTACACTCTATCATTTCCCCCTTCCGGCAACCAGCGCAACCGGTGTTTCAACAATTAACTGGGTTCCACTTCATCATACGACAGGGTCGTCGCTTCGGTATGATCGCTACGCTTTACGTCGTCTTCACTCGCTTTCCGGTCCAACTCTTCCCCGTCGTTCATCCCGGGAGCGATCCGGTTTATAAGGAGGCGGATTTTTCTTTTTTTCCATATAAACCGCCCTATCCTTTGGTTATCCTTATATTTTGTTTCCATGGTTTTTCTATTCACCTCAATGGATTGATGCTACTTCTCGCTTTTCTTTGTATCTGGTATTTTTCCATTCCCCGTGCTATATATAATAGTAATAACGTTACAAAAAAATGGAGTGATCCTCCCTTGGCGGAAATGTTCTCCCGTCAGTTGCCGGAAAACATTAATCGGATTATCCTGAAGTTTCCCGAAGACGTACAGGAATTCTTTCTGGAGATGATCAGCGCCGACCGTTCGCCGCAAACCATCGCCAATTACGCTTATGACTTCTCTCTGTTCTTTGATTTTCTCGCCAGTCGAGGCTTGCAGTTGGAAGATGTGACGTCCAAGGAGATCAAGCGCTTTTTCCGCCGGATTGAAAACGGTTATGAACGTACCATCCAGGTTCCTATCACCAAAAAAGACCCTGTTACGGGGGGCGTAAGTACGGAATGGGTGGAGCGGACTCATTTTCGGGAGAACTCCCGATCCGGCAAGCGGCGGAAACGGGCATCACTGCGCTCCCTGTTTCGTTACCTGCTTAAGGCTGATGTGCTGGACCGGGATCCCATGCAAGAGTACGAAGACGCCTCCCTCCGTTCCCGTCAGCAGCACAAGGTTCCCGTCTTCCTGACCCGGGAGGAAGCGCTCCGTCTCATTGATGCCGTAGGCACTTATCACAACAAGCAGAAGCGGCGGACGTACACTTGGTATGAGCACCGGGACCGGGCGATCTTGCTGCTCTTCCTCAATACAGGGATGCGGGTGTCGGAACTGGTGGGCCTGGATGTCAACAACATTCAGTATGATGGTGATGTTGCCCGGGTGGTCGTGTTGGGCAAAGGGGGAAAGGAACGGATGTTGAAATTAAATCAGCCCGCTTTCGAAGCTCTGCGCATCTACCTGGACCAACGCCCGCAAGGCATTTCTCCGGAACACCGGGATGCGCTGTTTCTCAACAAAAACCGCGGTAGAATGAGTCGCAAAGGGGTTTATGAAGCCTTGCGCAAATACGTACGGGAAGCCAATCTGCCCCCCAAAGCGGCCAACATCTCTCCTCATAAGCTGCGCCACACCTTGGCCACACTCCTTTTGTCCAATGGGGAAAACTTGCGCGTCGTTCAGGAGATTCTCGGGCATTCCAGCATCCAGACCACCCAAATCTACACCCATGTGATCAATTCCGAGAAAGACAGTGCGTTGGATCGGCTGGGAAACTGGACATAACCATTAAGCAGATAAAATAGGAGTGAACAAGCTGCAGGAGGGGATGTCCATGCGAACCGAGGAAGGGAAAGCCGCCAATGCATTAAAATCGATCGCCCGTGATCCGCGCATCAAAACTTACATTCAACAGTCTCCCGATCTATATCCACTGCTGTATCGGGCGGCCAAACGTTTTATAACCGGAGAAACGAGAAAAGACGGCATTTCCAAAGCAAAAGAACTGGTTTCTAAGGGTTATTCCATTTCCCTCGAATACATAGGGGAAAACACCAAAAGCGTCAAAGAATGCATCGAATCGAAAAATGAGTTTTTGGCGTTGATCAAAGAGGCGAATTATTCCGATTTAACAGGAGTGACGGTTTCCCTTGACTTGTCTCACATCGGATTAACCGAAGATCCTGGTTTGGCATACGATCACCTGGTCGAATTGACCGAAGAAGCACAGAGCAAGGACTTTTCCATTATGATCAGCATGGAAGAATCAGAAAAGACGGATGCCATTCTCGATATCTATAAACGGGCTTCCAAACGATATTCCAATGTGGGCATAACCATTCAAGCTCATTTGCATCGTTCCACCGACGACATCCAAGAACTTCTGGACTATCCAGGGAAAATCCGGATAGTAAAAGGCGCGTATCAGGAACCTTCGGAAAAGGCATTGCCCCGTTCCGAGGCGTTGAATAAACGGTATATGGAGCTGATTGACCGGTTGGTAAAAGCGGAACATCCGGTGTCGATCGCAACCCATGATGAGGCGATCATCCAAGAAGCACGACGGCGGGAAATCCTTGATGCACGCTGTGTCGAAATGGAAATGCTATATGGAATCCGTCCTGATCGGGTGAAAGGATTAAAGGATGAAGGTGTCAATACAAAGGTGTATTTAACATATGGGGTCGAGTGGTATCTGTATGTCTGTCACCGTCTGGCGGAGTATCCGCCCAACATCTACACGGCCATTGCTGATATGGTCGAACCTGATGGTGCCGATAAAAGCTACTATTAATTCTCAAAGCAAAAAGCTGTCCGCTATGGACAGCTTTTTGCTTTGGAATAATGGACATCTCCCCTATCGATCCCCTTGCACCTCCTCGATAATATCCCGATTATAGAGGGGCTGTACCGGACGGCTGTTCATGGGGAAAATTCTTTGAAATGCCTGGATTTGCTCTTCGGACAATTCGATTGGTTGTTTGATCAGTAACCACTGTACTCCTTCCGAACATGGAGGTGTGGTGAGAGAGCCGCTGTAACGGTACGTGCGGATGTCTTTGGGAAGTAGCGTATCCACATTCCACTTTCCGTCGAGAGCCACTTCCGGTTCATTCTCGTTTTGAGGCATGTTTTCCCATAAGGAAGCCAGTTGTGTGTTTTCTTTCCCCGATTGAATCAACAACCCAACCACTGCGATATTTTCATTCTCATCC is a genomic window of Desmospora profundinema containing:
- a CDS encoding winged helix-turn-helix transcriptional regulator, which gives rise to MSMAEYKGKVKNIQDTPFGYTISLIGGKWKMVIIYLLVENQPVRFNDLKRQIGAITFKTLSSQLKELEADGLVKRKEYPQVPPKVEYSLTEKAETLLPVLEKLCEWGEKNRDGQTKSH
- a CDS encoding RidA family protein, yielding MSNAKTYNHGVAWEEAFGLTQGYSVNGTIYISGQFSHDMQGAFLGEGDFEAQTRQTLENLDRVLAGFGVTRSNIAEMEIFLTNPQEHFEQCVVLLKEYIGDHRPAGTLIGVSGLAFPHQLIEIRAVAHTD
- the ald gene encoding alanine dehydrogenase, with the protein product MIIGVPKEIKNNENRVGMTPAGVTAYRDRGHEVWVETGAGTGSGFTDQEYRDAGAKIVSGPEEAWSAEMVVKVKEPLPEEYGYFRNGLILYTYLHLAPEPELTRALLDNQVTAIAYETIQMDNGALPLLTPMSEVAGRMSIQIGAQFLEKNKGGKGVLLGGVPGVSPAEVVIIGGGVAGTNAAKMAIGLGANVTILDINPDRLRQLDDQFHGRLRTLMSNSFNIAQAVKRADLLVGAVLIPGARTPRLVTEEMVKTMEPGSVIVDVAIDQGGSVETIDRITTHSDPTYVKHGVLHYAVANIPGAVARTSTQALSNVTVPYGLQIATKGVEKAVLENAAIAKGLNAMDGKVTYHAVAEAHGYSYTAVDELLGQKAAV
- a CDS encoding PucR family transcriptional regulator, which codes for MDSNTSLTVHEILERPLFQNARVVAGKKGLNRRVRWVHVLEVLEIDTLIRGEEMIFSTGIVFRSASSSPVSYLQKLIDLRVSCLCVELGHYFESIPKDMIAVADQYDFPIIVFEESVVFADVTQDLHTLIINRHHQILQHLENLSREFHRLTLLPQAIVHILKLLHKNTKSEIVYLPLQGTPQWISSMGNQEQTEWLKWIQQRLENESVSKKEEPLPYRFHYRDRFLLLQPVKAMGQTWAYIGMIGTEQPEEYDYLILDRSSLSIAQVLLRKHYIQERKLHSEHLWVNDLLHHRIGEEAIRSQLGADYEQLKELKSRVCVIEVHNGVDESDPFPDPSVRYDFSLTVRSAFEQVGFRPFITVNNNRIAIIAFDINPHQPAQSRLRRVFKSIQSADIERQSSYPPLRIGMGQSYTGFSGTHLSYWEANQVITVNASCQKQFLFYDDMGVFQLFLHVKEEETLHRFIHRYLGPLVKHDRLKGSQLLHTLKIYLDCDGSKKLAAQKLFIVRQSLYHRLDKIKELLGEDYLSPENRLAIQVALRAYQLLHPEERDG
- a CDS encoding alpha/beta fold hydrolase, encoding MNNIDSFVTGGTGFIGRWLIVELTKQRKNVAILSRDVGRKEKTFKEWITTRGGESDRVWLVEGDLGKPGLGLRKEERNRLKNISDLYHLGSAMSFGLDPNVSKQVNIDGTKRVLELAGEASGLNRFLLVSGYRLRHWVNLGVRPDQIPGEYENSKYHADLLVRAESQGLPVTFVHPSTVIGHSQTGETSQLEFGFSTLVRDLWQGKLAAIPGSRHHWLPLITVDYVAKFLARISHLPESVGQDYTVLDDRTPNLPELFDFIARYMGVPTPKIRIPIPVLNGLSNIKFLSHRMGVDPEALSFIDVNRYDVGPAMAAARKLGLEMPDLEKALRSNIDYMAGTYFGRSDHRVHAGFRRVAGFSTFVQGKADRARLVLLNGLPLDSNAWDPLVERLSVATLRADLPWLGRSGVQKYAFNKGEWLESLLSELPEPPVLIGHSWGAAYALEYAATHPERVDKLVLISPFFLQKPTGVKALSGAVSRDRLEQLITGDSRRSSILDGSFEALNRIKSKTRITRIFIEAYKKRAKWSQMVAELKIPVQIIVGENDPLTDERANRSNHLKVTTIPGASHYPQLDSPEKVANAIIEGW
- a CDS encoding TetR/AcrR family transcriptional regulator, yielding MKSINAKSKPNNRKLAVLKAAELFLRKGYSHTSMDEVVKESRVSKSNIYYHFTSKEELALAVAEHWIEQHETMLTSLILQTNRSAEERMLEIFHALSDDLRDRSCQGGCPFLSLYMQTHSSTVRTRIRRFFSEQIPLIEQLLKQGMASNEFRSDLSVKETASLFISTIEGALMMAETSGDPQVVCETGQAMLRLLLKP
- a CDS encoding tyrosine-type recombinase/integrase; translation: MFSRQLPENINRIILKFPEDVQEFFLEMISADRSPQTIANYAYDFSLFFDFLASRGLQLEDVTSKEIKRFFRRIENGYERTIQVPITKKDPVTGGVSTEWVERTHFRENSRSGKRRKRASLRSLFRYLLKADVLDRDPMQEYEDASLRSRQQHKVPVFLTREEALRLIDAVGTYHNKQKRRTYTWYEHRDRAILLLFLNTGMRVSELVGLDVNNIQYDGDVARVVVLGKGGKERMLKLNQPAFEALRIYLDQRPQGISPEHRDALFLNKNRGRMSRKGVYEALRKYVREANLPPKAANISPHKLRHTLATLLLSNGENLRVVQEILGHSSIQTTQIYTHVINSEKDSALDRLGNWT
- a CDS encoding proline dehydrogenase family protein; the encoded protein is MRTEEGKAANALKSIARDPRIKTYIQQSPDLYPLLYRAAKRFITGETRKDGISKAKELVSKGYSISLEYIGENTKSVKECIESKNEFLALIKEANYSDLTGVTVSLDLSHIGLTEDPGLAYDHLVELTEEAQSKDFSIMISMEESEKTDAILDIYKRASKRYSNVGITIQAHLHRSTDDIQELLDYPGKIRIVKGAYQEPSEKALPRSEALNKRYMELIDRLVKAEHPVSIATHDEAIIQEARRREILDARCVEMEMLYGIRPDRVKGLKDEGVNTKVYLTYGVEWYLYVCHRLAEYPPNIYTAIADMVEPDGADKSYY